A window of the Synechococcus sp. JA-3-3Ab genome harbors these coding sequences:
- a CDS encoding KGK domain-containing protein codes for MTKTSINLSQLGDGVITFINKNNKQKVYMISKLCDSINSYFLRFDQMGSGLNSHLSSSEIQTGIPHEDQVHFFYKGVPCSILSPKTNGWQTGRVKVRVEVTIDFYPDNPEFLIKEPDQEILEPLDEKSPLDDLRSMDE; via the coding sequence ATGACAAAAACATCCATTAATCTTAGCCAACTGGGAGACGGAGTTATCACTTTTATCAACAAGAACAATAAGCAGAAAGTCTACATGATTTCCAAGCTTTGCGATTCTATCAATTCTTATTTCCTGAGGTTTGACCAAATGGGAAGCGGACTAAACAGTCACTTGAGTTCGTCTGAGATACAAACAGGTATTCCCCATGAAGATCAGGTTCATTTTTTCTATAAAGGAGTTCCATGCTCGATTCTTTCTCCTAAAACTAACGGTTGGCAGACCGGTAGAGTAAAAGTAAGAGTAGAAGTTACGATTGACTTTTATCCTGACAATCCTGAATTTCTGATAAAAGAACCCGACCAAGAGATATTAGAACCTCTAGATGAAAAGTCTCCACTGGACGATCTTCGCAGTATGGATGAATAA
- a CDS encoding KGK domain-containing protein, which yields MGSKSIPLQQHPEGILSVREKTFKVANLVKAAQEDLTKKEELHRLFIAALRSSGILPPEDLLNIASSLLAPKPEEKLLQEAKWFGQGLACQLLVPGKKDWEKGRVRLRIIVEFEPEDTGSESSSGSPLDDLRESES from the coding sequence ATGGGATCCAAATCGATACCTCTACAGCAGCACCCAGAAGGGATCCTCTCTGTAAGGGAGAAAACTTTCAAGGTTGCCAACTTGGTCAAAGCAGCCCAAGAGGACTTGACCAAGAAAGAAGAGCTGCATCGCTTGTTCATTGCGGCCTTGAGATCCTCAGGGATCCTGCCGCCGGAAGACTTGCTCAACATTGCCAGTAGCCTTCTTGCTCCCAAGCCAGAAGAAAAATTGTTGCAAGAAGCGAAGTGGTTTGGGCAGGGACTTGCTTGTCAACTCTTGGTGCCAGGCAAGAAGGATTGGGAAAAAGGCAGAGTCAGATTGCGGATCATTGTAGAGTTTGAGCCAGAGGATACAGGCTCAGAGAGCAGCAGTGGATCCCCTCTGGATGACCTTCGCGAAAGTGAGAGCTAG
- a CDS encoding HNH endonuclease → MKERKSGERILIPAAVREYVFQRDGFRCRGCGKSPPEVQLQIDHIIPIAQGGSNDISNLQTLCKTCNRRKKDRRDPRFRRHFDW, encoded by the coding sequence ATGAAAGAAAGAAAATCCGGCGAAAGGATTCTAATTCCAGCAGCCGTGCGGGAGTATGTTTTCCAAAGAGACGGCTTCCGTTGTCGCGGTTGCGGAAAGTCGCCCCCAGAGGTTCAGCTTCAGATCGATCACATCATCCCCATTGCCCAAGGGGGCAGTAACGATATCAGCAATCTGCAAACGTTGTGCAAAACCTGCAACCGACGCAAAAAGGATCGACGGGATCCCCGCTTTCGCCGCCACTTTGACTGGTGA
- a CDS encoding YgfZ/GcvT domain-containing protein, with amino-acid sequence MSLLAAVSTGSLLLDRSGWGRLRMKGSPGLDYLHNRSTQNLKALKPGQGADTVFVTPTAGILDLATVYVGEEDCWIWTSPQRRSLLMQSLGRMLPLVRGAQLQDETDQTFGFGLLGSQSQALLEKVVGSERIPTGPHEHCAVEIQGIPVHLACGTGLAQPGFTLWGTIDQKVALEECLLQAGAKLAPPELWEVLRLEAGRPAADRELTSDYNPLEAGLWRAVSLDKGCYVGQEVLAKQVTYRRIRQTLWGIRLQGEARPGTEILRQGEKIGLLTSAGQTSQEYLGLGYVRTKFEPAEGLQVEVGSVPGVLTRMPFLSFPPIV; translated from the coding sequence ATGTCTCTTCTAGCTGCTGTTTCCACGGGATCCCTGCTTCTAGACCGCTCCGGGTGGGGCCGTTTGCGCATGAAGGGATCCCCAGGCTTGGACTATCTGCACAACCGAAGCACCCAAAATCTGAAGGCCCTCAAGCCAGGGCAGGGGGCCGACACGGTTTTCGTGACCCCCACCGCCGGCATCCTGGATTTGGCAACGGTGTACGTGGGAGAAGAAGACTGCTGGATCTGGACTTCACCTCAGCGGCGCAGCCTGCTGATGCAGAGTTTGGGGCGCATGCTGCCTTTGGTGCGGGGAGCACAGTTGCAAGATGAGACAGATCAGACCTTTGGCTTTGGATTGCTCGGCTCCCAGAGTCAGGCTCTCCTGGAGAAGGTGGTGGGCTCAGAAAGGATCCCGACCGGGCCTCATGAGCACTGCGCCGTGGAGATCCAGGGGATCCCTGTCCATCTGGCTTGTGGCACGGGTCTTGCCCAGCCGGGGTTTACCCTCTGGGGCACCATTGACCAGAAAGTCGCTCTTGAAGAATGCTTGCTCCAAGCCGGAGCCAAGCTGGCCCCACCTGAGCTGTGGGAAGTCCTCCGCCTAGAAGCGGGTCGCCCCGCCGCCGACCGAGAGCTGACCTCAGACTACAACCCCCTAGAAGCCGGCCTGTGGCGAGCTGTTTCCCTTGACAAAGGTTGCTACGTTGGCCAGGAAGTCTTGGCCAAGCAGGTAACCTACCGGCGCATTCGGCAAACTTTGTGGGGGATCCGCCTTCAAGGAGAAGCTCGTCCTGGCACAGAGATTTTGCGGCAGGGGGAAAAGATTGGGCTGCTGACCAGTGCAGGCCAAACTTCGCAAGAGTACCTGGGATTGGGATACGTGCGCACCAAGTTTGAGCCCGCCGAAGGTCTACAAGTAGAAGTCGGCTCGGTGCCGGGAGTCCTGACTCGAATGCCGTTTTTGAGCTTTCCGCCTATTGTCTGA
- a CDS encoding AEC family transporter has translation MLTTLFQVYLPLLGWTLLGFVLQRGLPPPWRHWLNPQALGRFMFWVGVPLGTLGFMQTADLSGQLWAAPLVCWLATGLGYTLASAWLQWQHHTWQGKKEGDPWLWSRARRGSFYLTATLGNTGYLGYPICLAVGGSAYFGWALFYDLLGTLLAAYGLGVWVASRYSASFTPPWQATLRVLSSPTLWSFFVGLAMARHPLPEWLAQGLTAFAWSTIPLSLILLGIRLAQVPHWGSLRPAAAALFIKIVVLPLLVGLGLALTPYPPLAKLVLVLQTGMPPAIATLVLAEEYDLDRELTAAALALGYVAALLTLPFWLLLWGT, from the coding sequence GTGCTCACCACTCTTTTTCAGGTCTACCTCCCCCTGCTGGGCTGGACGCTGCTGGGGTTTGTCCTGCAGAGAGGGCTACCTCCCCCCTGGCGCCATTGGCTAAATCCCCAAGCGCTGGGCCGCTTCATGTTTTGGGTGGGGGTTCCCCTGGGCACCCTTGGGTTTATGCAGACGGCGGACCTCTCTGGCCAGCTCTGGGCGGCCCCTTTGGTCTGCTGGCTGGCCACAGGGCTAGGGTATACCCTGGCCAGTGCCTGGCTGCAGTGGCAGCACCACACCTGGCAGGGGAAGAAAGAGGGGGATCCCTGGCTTTGGAGCAGAGCCCGGCGAGGCAGCTTTTACCTGACAGCCACCCTGGGAAATACGGGTTATTTGGGCTACCCCATCTGCTTGGCGGTGGGCGGGAGCGCCTACTTTGGCTGGGCTTTGTTTTACGACCTGTTGGGCACCCTCTTGGCCGCCTACGGTCTGGGAGTCTGGGTTGCCAGCCGCTACAGCGCTTCCTTCACCCCTCCCTGGCAGGCCACGCTCCGCGTCCTAAGCAGTCCCACTCTCTGGTCTTTCTTTGTCGGCCTGGCAATGGCTCGCCACCCTCTCCCAGAATGGCTGGCCCAAGGGCTGACTGCCTTTGCCTGGAGCACGATTCCCTTGAGCTTAATCCTTTTGGGCATACGGCTAGCCCAGGTGCCGCACTGGGGATCCCTTCGCCCCGCCGCCGCGGCCCTCTTCATCAAAATTGTTGTCCTGCCCCTTTTGGTGGGCCTGGGGTTAGCCTTGACCCCCTATCCCCCCTTGGCCAAGCTGGTGCTGGTCTTGCAGACCGGCATGCCTCCTGCTATTGCCACCCTGGTGCTGGCGGAGGAATACGACTTGGATCGGGAGCTAACAGCAGCAGCCTTGGCCCTAGGCTACGTGGCGGCCCTGCTGACCCTACCTTTCTGGTTGCTGCTGTGGGGAACCTAG